ACACTGTACCGGCTGCCACTGCAAGCGCCACGCAAAACGCGCTGGTGGCCGCCATGCCTTTCCTCTTCGTGCTGATCTGGAGCACGGGCTTCATCGTTGCCAAATTCGGCTTGCCGTATGCGCCGCCATTGACCTTCCTGCTGCTGCGATTCACCGGCGTGCTGGTGATTCTGCTGCCGGTCGTGTTGCTGATGCGCGCCCCCTGGCCGGTGGGCCGCATCCGGCATATCGCGCTCGCCGGCATCCTGGTGCAGGCCGGTTATCTGGCAGGCGTGTGGTGCGCGATCAAGCTGGGCATGCCGGCCGGCCTGTCGGCGCTGATCGTCGGCTTGCAGCCGATATTGACCGCCTTCGCCGCGCCCATGGTCGGCGAATCGGTGCGTGGCCGCCAATGGATCGGACTGGCGTTCGGCTTGTGCGGCGTCGGCCTCGTGGTTGCAAACAAGATCTCGCTGATCGGCTTGTCATGGCCGAGCATTGCGCTGTGCATCTTCGCCTTGCTGTCGATTACAGTTGGGACGCTGTATCAGAAAAAATATTGTGCGAACTTTGACCTGCGTACCGGCACGATCATCCAGTTCGCGGCATCGATCGTGGCGGTGCTGCCGTTTGCGATGGCGTTCGAGGGATTGACCCCGGCGCTGGATGCGGTGCAATGGACGCCGGAATTCATCGGCGCCTTGTTGTGGTCGATACTTGCACTGTCGATCGGCGCGATTTTCCTGTTGTTCGCGCTGATACGCAAAAGCGCGGCGACGCAAGTCACCAGTTTGTTGTACCTGACCCCGCCGACGACGGCTGTCATGGCGTGGCTCATGTTTGGGGAGGCCTTCAGCATGGTCGGCATGGCCGGCATGGTGCTGGCTGTCATTGGCGTAGCTCTTGTAGTGAGAAAATGATGCGGGCAGAAGCGAAAAATCGAAGCGACTATAAGCATTTCCATGCAATTACCACGCGCTGGATGGACAACGATGCGTACGGACACGTCAACAACGTCGTCTACTACAGCTGGTTCGACACGGTGGTCAATCAGTTCCTGATCGCCAATGGCGCGCTCGATATCGAACGCAGTCCCGTCATCGGTTTGGTGATCGAAACGCAGTGCACCTATTTCGCGTCGGTCGCCTTCCCGGACCGCGTGACGGCGGGACTGCGCGTGACCAAACTGGGCAACTCCAGCGTGCGTTACGAAGTCGGCATTTTCCGCAACGATGAGGAAAGCGCAGCGGCGCAAGGCCACTTCATCCACGTCTATGTCGACCGCGAAACGCGCAAGCCGAGCGCAGTGCCCGACAAGATGCGTGCGCTGTTGCAAACCATCGAAATGCCAGCATCATGATCGATACGCCGGAACAGAGAATCGTCGATGCGGCCATCACGTCGCGCCGCTCGATACGCGCCTTTCTGCCAAAGGAAGTCGCGCGGGAAGACATCGAAACCATCCTCGAAGTCGCCGCCCGCGCACCGTCGGGCACCAATACGCAGCCGTGGAAAGTGTACGTGCTGACCGGAGAAATCAAGCAGCGCCTATCCGACGAAGTCATGCGCGCCCATAACGATCCGGATATCAACAAGCAGCACATCGAGGAATATCACTACTACCCGAGCGCGTGGGTGTCGCCCTACATCGACCGCCGCCGCAAGGTGGGCTGGGACCTGTATTCCCTGCTCGGACTCACGCGCGAAAACAAGCATGGCATGCACGAGCAGCACGGACGGAATTACAGCTTCTTCGATGCGCCGGTCGGCATGATGTTTACCATCGACCGCGTGATGGAGAAAGGGTCCTGGCTCGACTATGGCATGTTCCTGCAGAACATCATGGTCGCCGCGCGCGGACGCGGACTGGACACCTGTCCGCAGGCGGCCTTCACGCAGTATCACAAGATCATCGCCGGGATGCTGCAGCTGCCGCCGACCGAGATGGTGGTGTGCGGGATGTCGCTTGGCTACGCCGATCCGGACAGGATCGAGAACACGCTGGTGACCGAGCGCGAGCCCTTGAGCAGCTTCGTCAAGTTCATCGAATAGCGGCCTTGGCCCATGGCGGTGCGGCGAAGGACTCGACGAGAAAGTCGATGAACACCCGCACCTTCGCCGACAGATGCAGCCGCTGCGGAAACACGGCATGAATGTCGGCGTCCGGCCCGCGCCAGCCGGGCAGCACTTCCACCAATTCACCCCGCTGCAGATGGTCTGCCAGGTCCCACTCCGAGCGCAGCATGATGCCGTGGCCGGCCAGCGTCCAGTTGCGTACCACTTCGCCGTTGTTCGATGACAAGCTGCCGCTCACGCGCACGGTTTCCGTGCCGGATTTGCCGGTGAATTTCCACACGCCATACGCATCATTCTCGCGAATCACGAGGCAATCGTGCTCGCGCAATTCGGCAGGATGCTTCGGCTTGCCATGCTGCTTCAGATAGGCGGGTGAGGCCACCAGGATTTGCCGGTTGGACGCGATGCGGCGCGCCACCAGTTGCGCATCGTCGAGCGTGCCGAGACGGATGCCGACATCGAAGGCTTCATCGGCGAGATTGATCGGCTTGTCGGTCAGCTGCAATTGCACGCGCACTTCGGGATACTGCCTCACGAAGCGTGAAACCGCCGGTGCGATGTGGCGATGCCCGAAGCCGAACGTCGCGTTCACCCGCAGCAAGCCGCGCGGGGCGGCGCGGCGGCTGGCAATGGTCTGTTCCAGCTGCTCGATGTCCGACAGGATGCGCGCCGCTTCGCGGTAATACAGCTCGCCTTCCTCGGTCAGGCTGATCCTGCGCGTGGTGCGATTGAGCAGGCGCACGCCCAGCCGCGCCTCGAGTTGCGCCAGCCGCTTGGATATCGCCGGCGGCGTCAGGTTCAGCTCGCGTGCGGTCGCGGTAAGGCTGCCGCTTTTCGCCAGCCGGTGGAAAAAGGCAAGTTCCGAACTCAAATCCATTGTGTCGCTCAGGTTAATAATGTAATTGATTCAGTTTAATTAAAAACAAATGAGAAGGCATTAGAATCGTCACATTGCGTCCAGAAAGGAAGCCATGTTTGCCGGATTTGAAGAAGCGACCATCGAGTTGGACGGCGTGGCCATCCACTACCGCGTGCACCGGAGTGCGGGCCCGGCGTTGCTGCTCTTGCACGGTCATCCGCAGACGCATGTCATCTGGCACAAGGTCGCGAACAGGCTGGCGCGCGATTACACCGTGGTCTGCGCCGACCTGCGCGGCTATGGCGATTCCGGCAAGCCGGAAGCCGTCGCGGATCATGCCAATTATTCCAAGCGTGCGATGGCGCTCGATATGGTCAAGCTGATGTCGCACCTCGGCTTCGAGGAGTTTTTCGTGGTCGGGCACGATCGCGGCGGCCGCGTCGCCCATCGCCTGGCCGCCGATCACCCGCAGCGGGTGCGCAAGCTCGCGGTGCTGGACATTGCGCCGACGCTGACGATGTATGAACAGACGTCGATGGCGTTTGCGCAGGCTTACTATCACTGGTTTTTCCTGATCCAGCCTGCGCAGTTTCCCGAGACGCTGCTCGGCGCGGATCCGGAGTTTTATCTGCTGAACACGATAGGCGGACGTTCGTCGGGCATGGCGCCGTTCGCTCCTGAGGCAGTGGAAGAATACAAGCGTTGCATCAAGTTGCCCGGCACGATTCGCGGCATCTGCGAGGACTATCGCGCATCCGCCACGATCGATCTTGAGCATGACCGCGCCGATATCGCCGCCGGACACAAGCTGGCAATGCCCTTGCTGGCGCTGTGGGGCGCGCATGGCGTGGTCGAAAAATGCTTCAAGCCGCTCGACGAGTGGCGCAAAGTCGCAAGCGATGTGCGCGGCTGCGCGTTGCCGTCGGGCCATTACATTCCGGAAGAAGTGCCGGAACTGCTGCTGAATGAATTGACTGGATTTCTGGAGGAATGAAAATGACGACACATCGGATCGCGGTGATTGCCGGCGACGGCATCGGCAAGGAAGTGGTGCCGGAAGGCTTGCGCGTGCTGGATGCCGCCGCGCGCAAGTTCGGCATCGATTTCAAATGGGACCATTTCGATTTTGCGTCGTGCGACTACTACGCGAAGCACGGACAGATGATGCCGGATGACTGGAAGGATCGCATCGGCGGCCATGACGCGATCTTCTTCGGTGCGGTGGGCTGGCCCGACATCGTGCCCGACCACATTTCGCTGTGGGGTTCGCTGCTCAAGTTTCGGCGTGAATTCGACCAGTACGTGAACCTGCGTCCGTGCCGGCTGATGCCGGGCATTCCATCGCCTCTGGCCGACCGCAAGCCGGGCGACATCGACTTCTACGTCGTGCGCGAAAACACCGAGGGTGAGTATTCCTCGGTCGGCGGCAAGATGTACGAGGGCACGGAGCGCGAAGTCGTGTTCCAGGAAAGCGT
The Noviherbaspirillum cavernae DNA segment above includes these coding regions:
- a CDS encoding alpha/beta fold hydrolase, giving the protein MFAGFEEATIELDGVAIHYRVHRSAGPALLLLHGHPQTHVIWHKVANRLARDYTVVCADLRGYGDSGKPEAVADHANYSKRAMALDMVKLMSHLGFEEFFVVGHDRGGRVAHRLAADHPQRVRKLAVLDIAPTLTMYEQTSMAFAQAYYHWFFLIQPAQFPETLLGADPEFYLLNTIGGRSSGMAPFAPEAVEEYKRCIKLPGTIRGICEDYRASATIDLEHDRADIAAGHKLAMPLLALWGAHGVVEKCFKPLDEWRKVASDVRGCALPSGHYIPEEVPELLLNELTGFLEE
- a CDS encoding nitroreductase: MIDTPEQRIVDAAITSRRSIRAFLPKEVAREDIETILEVAARAPSGTNTQPWKVYVLTGEIKQRLSDEVMRAHNDPDINKQHIEEYHYYPSAWVSPYIDRRRKVGWDLYSLLGLTRENKHGMHEQHGRNYSFFDAPVGMMFTIDRVMEKGSWLDYGMFLQNIMVAARGRGLDTCPQAAFTQYHKIIAGMLQLPPTEMVVCGMSLGYADPDRIENTLVTEREPLSSFVKFIE
- a CDS encoding LysR family transcriptional regulator; translated protein: MDLSSELAFFHRLAKSGSLTATARELNLTPPAISKRLAQLEARLGVRLLNRTTRRISLTEEGELYYREAARILSDIEQLEQTIASRRAAPRGLLRVNATFGFGHRHIAPAVSRFVRQYPEVRVQLQLTDKPINLADEAFDVGIRLGTLDDAQLVARRIASNRQILVASPAYLKQHGKPKHPAELREHDCLVIRENDAYGVWKFTGKSGTETVRVSGSLSSNNGEVVRNWTLAGHGIMLRSEWDLADHLQRGELVEVLPGWRGPDADIHAVFPQRLHLSAKVRVFIDFLVESFAAPPWAKAAIR
- a CDS encoding acyl-CoA thioesterase, with translation MRAEAKNRSDYKHFHAITTRWMDNDAYGHVNNVVYYSWFDTVVNQFLIANGALDIERSPVIGLVIETQCTYFASVAFPDRVTAGLRVTKLGNSSVRYEVGIFRNDEESAAAQGHFIHVYVDRETRKPSAVPDKMRALLQTIEMPAS
- a CDS encoding DMT family transporter — its product is MPFLFVLIWSTGFIVAKFGLPYAPPLTFLLLRFTGVLVILLPVVLLMRAPWPVGRIRHIALAGILVQAGYLAGVWCAIKLGMPAGLSALIVGLQPILTAFAAPMVGESVRGRQWIGLAFGLCGVGLVVANKISLIGLSWPSIALCIFALLSITVGTLYQKKYCANFDLRTGTIIQFAASIVAVLPFAMAFEGLTPALDAVQWTPEFIGALLWSILALSIGAIFLLFALIRKSAATQVTSLLYLTPPTTAVMAWLMFGEAFSMVGMAGMVLAVIGVALVVRK